A segment of the Streptomyces sp. P9-A2 genome:
CTGGAAGGCCGAGGCCGCGGCGACGCAGGCCGTCTTCGAGCGACTCGGCCCGCGGAGGATTCCGCTCGACAGCAAGGTCGCGGATCTGCATGAGGACGAGAAGGCGGTCGTCGCGATCGCCCGTGCCGTGCAGGACCTCGAGGACGGCCGCGGAGTCATCATCTTCGACGAGTCGACGCGTGCCCTCGGCCGTGAGGCGCTCGAGCGGTTCTTCGCCCTGCTCGACCGCATCGTCGCGACCGGCACCTCGGCCCTGCTCATCACGCACCGTCTGGAGGAGGTCGTGGAGGCCGCCGACCGGGTCACCGTGCTCCGCGACGGCCGGATCGTCGTGGCCGGCAAGAATGTCGAGGGCATGACGAAAGCCGACCTCGCTCACCTCATGCTCGGGCGCGAGGTCGAGGGCCTCGAGCACCGCACGGCGGCCGGCACCGCGAAAGACGCCGCCCCCGTGGTGGTCGACAGCCTCACGGGACGCACCGTGCGCGAGCTGTCCCTGCGTATCCGACCCGGTGAGGTCGTCGGCGTCACGGGCCTCAGCGGGTCGGGCCACGAGGACGTCCCTTACCTGATCAGCGGCGTCAGCGAGGCGGAAGGCGGCACCGTGACCCTGCCCGCGGGGCAGGTCGCGCTCAAGGGCCTGTCGCCGGCCTCAGCGATCAAGAGCGGCATCGCGCTCGTCCCGGAGGGCCGCGAGTCGGCCGGTCTCGTCGGCGGAATGACCGTGACGGAGAACATCTCGTTCCCGCAGACCTGCACCGCGACCGCCTCCGGCAAGGTGCGGCCGCTGCGGAACGCAGCCGAGAAACAGCTGGCGGCCGACTGGATCGAGCGCCTCGACGTGCGACCCCCGTGGCCGCACGCCGTGCTCAAGAACATGAGCGGGGGCAACCAGCAGAAGGTGCTCCTGGCCAAGTGGCTCGCGACCGACCCGGCGCTGCTGGTGCTCC
Coding sequences within it:
- a CDS encoding sugar ABC transporter ATP-binding protein, whose protein sequence is MTFGSATVLRDVAMDVRPGEIHALIGQNGSGKSTLAKILTGLHCPDAGSRVTVDGVDLRLPIRPDESRAAGVAVVHQNLGLVPDATVLENTRLGRFKGSRFLRRIDWKAEAAATQAVFERLGPRRIPLDSKVADLHEDEKAVVAIARAVQDLEDGRGVIIFDESTRALGREALERFFALLDRIVATGTSALLITHRLEEVVEAADRVTVLRDGRIVVAGKNVEGMTKADLAHLMLGREVEGLEHRTAAGTAKDAAPVVVDSLTGRTVRELSLRIRPGEVVGVTGLSGSGHEDVPYLISGVSEAEGGTVTLPAGQVALKGLSPASAIKSGIALVPEGRESAGLVGGMTVTENISFPQTCTATASGKVRPLRNAAEKQLAADWIERLDVRPPWPHAVLKNMSGGNQQKVLLAKWLATDPALLVLHEPTQAVDVGARKTIVEAVRGAAREGRAVLVASSDENELALLCDRVLVFSNGVVGRELTGEFTPHDIVESIYTDSSRTKLRERSPQGVS